The Cyanobacteria bacterium QS_8_64_29 DNA segment CGCAGCTGGAGCCAGGTGGCAAAGGTGGAATTGGTGGTAACGATCGCAGCTGAAGGCTGCGGGCAGCGGGCCTTGATGGAGGCAAACTCGGGGGCTTCTAGAAAGGCCGGCTGCTTGATGAGCCAAAAGTCAATGGGCTTGTCGTGCTCTTGGTAGTAAATGCGACGCTCTTCCAGGACCTCCTCAAGGGGCTCTTCCTCGAGGAGAAAGTGTTGGCTGGCTAGA contains these protein-coding regions:
- a CDS encoding DUF2488 domain-containing protein — protein: MQRYYYVLASQHFLLEEEPLEEVLEERRIYYQEHDKPIDFWLIKQPAFLEAPEFASIKARCPQPSAAIVTTNSTFATWLQLRLQYALRGEFQAPSDTVPDPLASLEAAP